In Asticcacaulis sp. SL142, the sequence ACCCTAAGTGCCCGCGACAAGCAGGCGCGTACTGTGGCGCGACTGGTTCTAGTGCAGGCGCTCTACCAGATGGAGCTGACCGGGCAGGGCGTTGAGACCATAGTTCGGGAGTTCTCTGATTTCAGGTTCGATGGTGATCTGGAAGGCGAGCCTCTGGGTGAGGGCGACATCGATTTCTTTTCCGATGGCCTTCGCACTGTTGTCAAAGAGCAATCAACTATTGATCGTAATATCGCGGAGCGTCTGGCGGCGGGGTGGCGGCTGGATCGTATCGACACGACTCTGCGGGCCATTCTGCGCTCCGGGGCGTGGGAGCTTGGTTTCCGCAAAGACATCGGTAAGGAAGTCGTCATCAACGAATATGTCGAAATCGCCAAGGCATTTTTCGGTGAAACCGAAGCGAAATTCGTCAATGGCGCGCTTGATGGCATAGCGCGCGACGTCAGATGACGGACAATTCCGAATTCAGCGTGATCGATAGATTGTTCAGGCCCCTTGCGGGCCTGACGTCTGAGGCACGCGGATTACGGGATGATGTGGCGGTTTTGCCCTCCGACAATACACACGATCTGGTGGTTACCACCGACGCTATGGTCGAGGGGGTGCATTTTTTAAGCACGGATCCGCTGGATAAGGTCGCGCAAAAACTGTTACGGGTAAACCTGTCTGATCTGGCAGCCAAGGGTGCAAAGCCTTACGGTTATCAATTATTGACAGCGTGGCCACGCAGTTTGCCGTTTGAAGCTAAGCAAACCTTTGCCAAAGGCCTTAAGGCTGATCAGGCGCAGTTCAATGTAGCGCTTTTCGGCGGTGATACGGTTTCGACGCCGGGGCCGTTGATGGTCAGTGTAACGCTGTTTGGCCACATAGCGAAGGGGCAGACTGTGGCGCGCGCCGGCGTGAAAGCCGGTGATCGACTGCTGGTTAGCGGCCCCATCGGTCAGGGCTATCTGGGCCTGAAAGTCTTGATGGGGGAATATCCGCAGCTTGCGGCGGAATTTAAATCTGAATTGGTTGATGCTTATCAATTGCCTCAGCCGCGTCTTGATATGGCGGACGTGGTAAGGGGCAATGCACACGCCTCAATGGATGTTTCGGATGGTTTGGTGGCTGATGCGGCTCATATCGCTCAGGCATCGCGGGTCGATATTCATATCGATCTCAATCGGGTGCCG encodes:
- the nusB gene encoding transcription antitermination factor NusB; protein product: MTESPKPQSLKEVMEHLNTPEVKGKTLSARDKQARTVARLVLVQALYQMELTGQGVETIVREFSDFRFDGDLEGEPLGEGDIDFFSDGLRTVVKEQSTIDRNIAERLAAGWRLDRIDTTLRAILRSGAWELGFRKDIGKEVVINEYVEIAKAFFGETEAKFVNGALDGIARDVR
- the thiL gene encoding thiamine-phosphate kinase is translated as MTDNSEFSVIDRLFRPLAGLTSEARGLRDDVAVLPSDNTHDLVVTTDAMVEGVHFLSTDPLDKVAQKLLRVNLSDLAAKGAKPYGYQLLTAWPRSLPFEAKQTFAKGLKADQAQFNVALFGGDTVSTPGPLMVSVTLFGHIAKGQTVARAGVKAGDRLLVSGPIGQGYLGLKVLMGEYPQLAAEFKSELVDAYQLPQPRLDMADVVRGNAHASMDVSDGLVADAAHIAQASRVDIHIDLNRVPTSRAARAAMALGASVLDLISGGDDYQILCTASGERAKALCEAGFVDIGECYPARSQGQVTVLSDGKPVEMENTGWVHS